gtgtcacTATaacacagaggagaacagcacagggataaacctgcaggtctgagagcaggtgtgtcactcagcgtttacactgcaatctgcctttggtggcttttttgcagcaactgtgacgttcactagtagaactgacacacaaaacaaaacgactacactacacactaactacacaaggcAACACACTAACTTCAGACTCCAAACACgataaacgtcacaaatctctcacgtatcaaaactctctctctccttttcgctcactcgctctctctctctcttccctctctTCCCAACAACCAAATACCACATGTTGccgtatcattttttgattggtcgacatggtacatttttccaccaatagggaaggagtgttttttcttttcttttttcactcacaagcAAAGCGTGTTTGCCAGCGCTCTCCATAAAAAAACgtcgtttttaccgtttcttcccgttTCTTTAttcagaacccccccccccccccccccaaaaaaaaacaaaaaaaaacatcggtTTTACGtgacctatcaacacaatttaaaaactggtatatagctTGAAGTCCGCAcgttcgacccaagttgaaatggagactctgggtccgtcgaccccagagggttaatcagaaagccttaagttAGCTAGTTATGTATCggctaatgtttaaagctttcacttgagtaaattaactcatattactgctaagtaatgttagctaagttcacagcatattccgtaatagcgctgccatactgcatcacactcagtgcatttcaatcatttctctAGCGAGTTTGatagctagcaaaataataatcataattttttttaaaatagcatgtgtaacgtacgcgtactggaaaattatttactaggaCTCACTTATCATGCGACTGGAGAACGCAAACTCCTCTATTGTtgttttccatcaaacactcattaaaacagcaacctacAGGTATGTTAGCGCACTCATCCCCGACTGTCcgagggaggggcggggtcacATATTGAAACAGACGCAAGGCAGCCCAGGcggggaaattttgcttttgcgtctcattttatttctctatctgataagaaaacaaTTCAATCAGATAGctatttattgtgaatgaaatacagttacattttcaagcacttttatgcaccacatctgaaattcaagcacttgtcaaaccttgaaaagacgACATTAGAATTCAAacattttcaaggatttcaagcacccgtacgaacccTGTATGTTAGCCACTATACTTTGGAGCCTCAAACAAGAAGCAGATTAGTGCCTTTGTCAGTTTTCTAGGTCACTCTAATGAACATTTTTGGCAGCATGGACCTCAAACATGGCTGGCACTAATCTTGGATGTTTCCTCTTAAATTGAGCGCAACTGTCTAACTGATAAGAGACCTGTGTTTCTCTTCATAAGGCATGAAGGGGAAATGTATAAGACTCTGCTGAGCAACTATGACGCTCGCCAGAGAGAGCTCGTGCTGGAAAATGCAGAGCTGAGAAAAGTGTTGCAGCAGATGAAAAAAGACATGGTGTCCATTCTAAGTTCAAGAAAACCAGCTGCGAAAAGCGACAAACGTGAACACAGTGGTGTACAGGTAGTGTTTGATCACCTTTTGTATAccttgtatttttcttttgcgACTCTTCCGTCACATTTTAAAGCTGTTGATAACATTTCCTCGCAATTTTAAACAATCAGCCTCCTTCTATGTTTCACTTAGTCGTTCAAAAATGTTTGTTAGATGTGCTACCAGCAGACtgaaaaatgttgtatttatttattcactccaggCCACATcggaggaggaagaggtgtTCGATTCCAGTAAGGAAAGTGTCGAGCTTTATTGCTTTCATGCCCGGGAGAAACTGACCAACAGTATTCGCCTCCAGTGGAGAAGACTTAAGAGCCACGTCGAAAGACTGGACAGCCAAGGTAAAATACTGTGACATCAATGATTCCTCACTAATGCAAATAATTGTTTAAATTATGAACTGAAGCCTCTGCTGTGATTGCTCAAAGAATTAAAAGTCAGTATTCTCACATGGacctgttatgttttttttgtctgttaaatcaAGAAATGTTATGAGCTGATTGGAAGCGAAAGATAATGTATGGTTTGAATATTTTATATACATCGGCTCTGTCACTTTGTGTTTGATGTTTACTTCTTGTTCCTTCTTCTTGTTGAATTCAGTATTTATAAGACGCATTTAAATCTGATTAATTATTTGGGCTTTTTGCTTAGCATCCTtggttcagatggtggaaagCAAAAACACTGATGCTGTTCCACAAGAGACTCAGGAGGAAGAGATGGACAGACTAAAGCTGGAGATCCAGCAGTGCAAAGACTTTattcaaacacagcagcagcttctACAGGTACGGATGAATTAGCCCTGAGGTTTTGTGGATTTAAAAGCTGAAATTCGCACAGtgtctttaacctcctaagacccgaactcttccatggcatgcatttttaatttctctttaatatttgggcatattgggacccggtgaatgtaaaaacaaacaattaccagatttttttttttatacctgatttttgtttctaaaaaaaaaaaaatgagagccacGTATGAGGACATTCATtcaaaattttgatagaacagtagcagtataacatcctcgtaagtggatatcaggccctgatattgagtattttggtctaaataacccaaaatgtgatgtccacatatgtggacgccaggtcctaggaggttaatgttTATCGGTGTTTAGTGAAAGGTAATATGCATTTACCAAAAACAGGATCAGAGATGTCTGCTACTTCTCACGTTACCCTGTAATGAACACCTGATTtactgttgtttgtgttttggttgAAACTCATTTTGTTCTATAAATAATCGATAAATTGTTGATTAATCCATCCACGTTCCTTTCTTTCCTATAGCAGCAGCTAAGCTCTCCATGTGATGAGGAAACTGCATCCCTGCTAAGCAATTGCTACGTGCTTCAAGAGAAGGAGCGCCTCGGGGAGGAGTGGAAGACtctggaggagcagaggaagatctttgagagggagaggaagaacTTTACAGAGGCAGCCATCAGACTGAGCCAGGAggtgattaaaaacaaatattagtTTAGATCTTGTGCAAAGTTGTGTGCAtctgaattcaattcaattcaattttatttatatagcgccaaatcacaacaaaagtcgcctcaaggcgctttatattgtacagtagatagcacaatattatcTGACAGGTTACTGACTTTAGTTAAGATGtttgaactgtttttaaaaccttttttttggtTCATTTTGCAGAGGAAGGCCTTTGAGGAGGATCGAGCAACATGGCTCAAACACCAGTTTTTAAACTTGAGTCCATTTGCAGACTCAAAGAAAACCCCTTTGTTAAAATCTAAAAGTGCCTTTTTGATATGTGAGTCTCTCAGTTTTCTATCAATTTCCCTAAAATGAAGAGCAGCAGTTGCTTTAGATGGTTTGAAAATGTTACATATTAACAGGAgttgaaaaaaggaaaatatatcCAAGTAGACTTATGACTAAGTTTCTTTTTAAGTGATGAGTAATTTCCATCAATTCCAGCAGTCATTAAATCAGcctctttttttcccagcaGCTGAAACAGAGGCGGCTGCGACGGTGGCTCCAGAAAAGCTCATCAAATGTCATTCAGACACAGCCTCCCCCACACCCAGGTGTGTCCCGCTCACGTCAGCTTCCACGCTTTGCCTTATCCCAGAAAACAGGTGTGGTTGCTTTATGTGTACCACAATTTCTGAATTAGTAATAAGCATGGCATAATGTACCTGCATGAACTTAATTTGAAGTTTTCCCCTCAATGTGATTGCAGCTCAGTGCAACCAAAGACAAACGGGGAACTTGTGGAGGAATCGAGCATGTTTTGTGGAGATGTTTTCGTCCAGCACCAACAGTGGGAGTACAGCGAGGACCACACACTCTCACAGGAGAAGAACAGCTCCATCTGAAGCCAAAAACTCCTCTATCACTTGAATCAGACTTATCATTAATGTCCAGTGTTTATGTCTCACATATGCGTCTGATGGGTGGAGGCCAAAGGCCCACAGATGGACTGTAAAATGATTAAACAGCTTAAGAAGGAAAGAGCGTTAAGAGTGACGTTCTGGTTTGCTGGATCTGATGGTTTCTTCTGTATTAATGTACTGCATATAGTATGTagttagtttatttatttatggtacTGTAAATCATGAATTGGCATATCTTACATTTAGATGCTGCTGATTCAATGCAATATGTGACTGGGTAAATCAAATCAAGTATGCCGGCTCTCTGTTTACAACACTGAGAATGTGACTGAGTGACAGCTGCATTTTTCCAGTAAATGTTGCTGTTAGGTTTATAACAGGTAGTATATCTGCTGCTTTTGAATAGGAAGAATGTAACATCTTGCACAATTTACATATTATGTAGAAGATAGTGACTTTAGACCACTGTGATGTTAATATGATTTGTCATGAAACAATTTGTTTCTTTAACcacttaagccccacgcccccggtaccggGGGCAAAAAGGAGGTCATGTTTAACTGGTTATAACGCGggttgagaaatataagtccagacatgtgtggtatccacagaaacctctgaatctcagctaaaatgtcatataaaccatttctacaaccaccaaacacaccgaaaacaagccgtgattaaacgagcagttacataaatgcgcagaagtccgctaaacaaacaaaaccaaaccagaaattcttcagacttcatgtaaccggctaaagatAGGCTGGTTAGCTTCCAGGGCTATCACTGACtccacacaccaagtttcaccacgatcagaccaaaattcactgaatgagccgcaaaagaagaccacaaaaacacacagcggcgcaaatgcgctaagacagaaattggcttaccgtcccgatttcctccgttattttagCCGGTAGCCGGTAACCACGTGATTAACTGTAGTTACCATGCCTACCTAGCCGCATCggagtagtgatgggatttccggctctttttagagaaccggctctttcggctccgaactggctcttcaggttgttttgttgctttaattaatttattattacaataatataaaattacgcacaaaaggaattactaatgtaaaaaaaaagtggttttatttatatatgtttatatataaatatatacagtggcccctagagacacgtacaaactccaaaaagcacgtacaaactctaaaacacattcctagagttaactgaacttccaaaacagagctacctagatcacttaaattacacaattgaaaacatatgtgtattgtttgtgtatttatacacaagcactcatatatattcaaataatttaaaaaaaaagttcatttacctcttactaccacacaccggtcgttggtacttgctggcttgtgtagcctctaggtaacaaaagctcaacactgcgcctagcattctggagcacttctgttgtcttttgtacatgttttggaatttttacgtgcttctgaggctacgtccacacgtacacgggtatttttgaaaacagagattttccgttttcgttttaaaaaataatcccgtccacatgtaaatgcagaaatgaaggaaaacgctgctaggagcatgccaaagcaacaggtgccgatatattcctaaacgtGTAGAAATTAGTGATGGGTccgtcgcgaacgaaatggctcttagagccggatctttgacgtgaacgacgcgagccggctccttatcgcgagccgtggagttttttttctctcaccctctctctcgcacttttttttccgcttcactccgcacgcgagccttgtgctttgcgctgggcagagggggaggggcggtagttacactcgccgtaacacaggaacagagcgggagggaaagagacagaaagagagccagTGTCATGAttcggctgtgtggcaggcaggaagtggacccaaacgcaagctcACAGAGGCAGAAatgaactcaaaacacagctttattgctggacaggAAAACCATACAACTAAACTGGAAACTATAACATTACTTGGAGAAACACACAGCCATGAACGAGGGCaaacgcgacacagaactgaggaggacgcagacataaatacacaaagggttaacgagggaagtgggagcacatggggaacacaggtgacactgataatcataacaagacatGGCAGGAGAAAACgcaacactgacgggagactgacacagtaaaacaggaagtacagaggttcagacaggaggagagagtgcacgacataacgggctggggaaaacatggaataaaacacaaggaggggaacgAGGGtctacagatacacagaggagcacacagggggtaatcaaataaggagCATCTTAACAGAACAACATAAAAACCAGGGCATAAATGAagaacaaaccacaaaacacacgaaaactaagaatactgggccaacatggcccaggatcatgacagccagggacaacaacttcacattagaaaggtatagtaatcatccacaactattttcagttgcggatgataaaggattcagaaagtttattcatgcaggcctatatgacagagaatatgcatgttctttttgttttcatattgtaatttatatttaattgtgttgtggtttgcagtgttttgtgttgtttcattttaaatttgtttaaaaggaaaaagctgaaaatttaaatagttaaaggttgaactgtgactagttggtttttgtattatatgatttatttattacattttatgtggagtgaataaataaaagtatatttatggtgGCCACTAGAGAtaaagcacgtaaaaactcgaAGTTTGTAGTttgagtttgtaattgcagagaaataatcaattaaatTTGGGCATCACATTTTCGAGCAGGAAAGCTCAGAAACccccttggggcttaagaggttaatgtCACTTTTCTTTTAGGAGCTTTGTGTTGACAGGTGGCCATTATTTATGTCTCAAATGTTAAATGACATGTTCATGTTCACGCTCATTATAGTTTTACAGACACAAAAGGTTTCTGTCATTTGACTTCTGTCGGGAAAGtaatcactgattttttttttttttatcatcactGCCTCTCAAGGTTCCCATTCCTCTGTGGTGGACTGAGACtggaaaacaaaatgcactatAAAAAGAATACCATGGCACCAATAATTATAGCGATTCAATGGGTGTGTTTATTAAGAGGTAAAATGAAATGCTTAATCTATATGAATAGAATACACTTGTTTTTGTATACTAAACACGGCATCATTcattgtgtgtttcagtgttctTCCTTTGCACAAAATGAGTGGATACAAAACTTCTGTTGACTTTAGGACATcactatgtatgtgtgtgtgtgtgtgtgtgtgtgtgtgtgtgtgttgtaaagACTTGATTCCCACAGTCCAAGTCAGGGTTTTAAAATGCGTTGCTGTCTCCATCCAGCATCAAAGCTGCAGTGAAATTTCCTTCAATGAAATTTTGgctcaaagaaaaacagtgttgttattgtcaatctccaattaaaataaaagtttaattaaACCAAGGCAGACTTGTATTGACTGGACGTGGTAGAAATCTGCTGAATTACCCCCTTTGTTGCTGAGTCATGCAAATGGTCTACAGATGGTCGCAGGAAGTGCTCCACCGCAGCTTTCCTGGGCCGCCACGACTTTCGACTCTCATCTGATCATGCACGAGATAGCACGAGTCTGCACCTCAGCTGCCTGAATGCAAAGCAGGGAGGATCGTGTAAGGATCGCCAGAGTCTGCGTCTTTCACCGAGCCACAACTCAGTCGACATTTGAATACACAGATGGGGTTTTTATTCGTTTGAATACGACTTATGCTCAAGAAGATGATCTTTAACACTTCCCCATTCCTGGTTACTCTACAAGTGAGAATCATCAACCATGAGAGCATTGCAAATATGAACTTCTAATGCATATTCAGCTCCATTTGTCATGGTTCAGAAAGCAAAAACAGGCTGAAGGCCCCAAGATGATGACATCTGTAGTTCAAACAACTTTAGTGTTAAATATGCTCCAGTTAGCAGTGACGCTGATAAAAATGTGTGCAGGCTGGGAGCACAGAAGTATTTACTGTAACTTAGGGGGGACCCACAGAGTCAGAGTACTTCAGACTAACGGGCCTGTCTTATATGTCATCAGCTTCTCCAGTGGGACTGAAGCCATCCATCCCACCAGCCAGCGGCCCTTCGGGTGAGAGGAAGGGTCCCATCGTCATGGCTCCTGTCAACGTGGACACAGAGAGCCAGCCGGGCGAGTTTGTCCTAGAAAGCTTATTTGCCATCTTCACCTTGCTCTCTGAACGCAAGAGCTGTATCATCATAGCTGAACCACTGGTGAGCGACCGAGCTGcgattctttcttttctctccatgATGCTTAGTCCACTTCGGTCTGTGTTACAGCATCATTGTCATGGTCCGTGGGAGTACCTGGAGGGGGTTTCCTTCTGTGGCTGCTGAGCCATCCCTTTGGGGCGGGGACTTCAGTGCTTCAACTGAGCCTCAGCTGCGAGCAATCAGCGGGAGACCTACTTCAGCTGACTCAACCGGCTCCTCCTCGCCAGTTTGTTCTACTCAAAATGTGGCATCcgaagctgtctctcagtctgcggGTTCTGGCCCGGAGGCTCTTCAGTATCCttcctgatggcagcaaactgaagaagctgttgaAGGGATGAGTGGAGTCACCTGTAATGGAGAGGACCTTCCGGAAGAGGCAGGCGCAGTAGATCTCCTGGGGAGGGAGGCAAGAGAGGTCCCCACAATCCTCTCCGCTGCTCTCACTACCCGTTGTAATTTTTTCCTGCAGGACCCAGTGCAGGAGTCataccacacagtgatgcagttgGTGAGGATACTCTCAATGGTGCCTCTGTAGAAGGTGCTCATAATGGGGGTTGAATCTCTTGCGCTTCTCTGTTGGTCTTCTCCACATTCAGGGACAGGTTTTTGTAGCTGCACCACTCTGCCAGATGGTTAACTTCACCCTTGTAGTAGATCTTATCATTGTTGCTGATGTGACCTACCACAGTTGTTTCGTCTGCAACTTGATGAAAAGGTTGGAGCTGTGTGATGGTGTGCAGTCGTGggtcagcagagtgaagagAAGGCGGCTCAACACACATCCTTGAGGAGCCCCCGTATTCAGTGTTATTGGGCTCGAGGTGTTGCTGCCGACCCGTACTGTCTGCTGTCTTCATGTCAAGAAATCTAGCAGCCAGTTACAGTGGCTtccaaaagtatttggccccgttgaacttttccacattttgtcacattgcagccacaaacatgaatcaattttattggaattccacgtgaaagaccaatacaaagtggtgtacacgtgagaagtggaacaaaaatcatacatgattccagctgcaattccagctgcaattacagctgccagtcttttagggtatgtctctaccagctttgcatatctaaagactgaaattcttgcacattcttctttgcaaaacagctccagctcagtcagattagatggacagcgtttgtgaacagcagttttcagatcttgccacagattctggattggatttagatctagactttgactgggccattctaacacatggatatgttttgttttaaaccattccattgttgccctggctttatgtttagggtcgttgtcctgctggaaggtgactctccgccccagtctcaagtcttttgcagactccaagaggttttcttccaagattgccctgtatttggctccatccatcttcccatcaactctgaccagcttccctgtccctgctgaagagaagcacccccagagcatgatgctgccaccaccatatttgacagtggggatggtgtgttcagagtgatgtgcagtgttagttttccgccacacatagcgttttgcattttggccaaaaagttccattttggtctcatctgaccagagcaccttcttccacatgtttgctgtgtcccccacatggcttgtggcaaactgcaaacaggacttcttatggttttctgttaacaatggctttcttcttgccactcttccataaaggccaactttgtgcagtgcacgactaatagttgtcctatggacagattcccccacctgagctgtagatctctgcagctcgtccagagtcaccatgggcctcttggctgcatttctgatcagcgctctccttgttcggcctgtgagtttaggtggacggccttgtcttggtaggtttacagttgtgccatactccttccaattctgaatgatcgcttgaacagtgctccgtggatgttcaaggcttgggaaatctttttgtagcctaagcctgctttaaatttctcaataactttatccctgacctgtctggtgtgttctttggacttcatggtgttgctgctcccaatattctcttagacaacctctgaggccatcagagagcagctgtatttgtactgacattacattatacacaggtgcactctatttagtcagatttaggctgaataattacacacataATAATTctcttcactctgctgaccCATAACAAGAGATTCAACCCCCATTATGAGCACCTTCTACAGAGGCACCATTGAGAGTATCCtcaccagctgcatcactgtgtggtatGACTCCTGCCTGCCTCATCCAGAAGGTCCTCTCCATTACAGGTGACTCCGCTTCTtcagtttgctgccatcaggaaGGATACTGAAGAGCCTCCGGGCCAGAACccgcagactgagagacagcttcgtccatcaggctgtcaggatgctgaccatctctgaatcgagaaTGGGGGcccaagggtacatctttcgccatctttcAATGCTgagattgcagccattccccaactctctgtgaatggtactcatggccattcgAGAATCTGTGTCTTTGATTAGTAGtcgttgatcaatggtcataagaatttgcatacTAACAATCATGGAACTAACCCCCCAgcacattgttcattcagtggtgctagtttccttcgctgtgcaa
The genomic region above belongs to Pelmatolapia mariae isolate MD_Pm_ZW linkage group LG15, Pm_UMD_F_2, whole genome shotgun sequence and contains:
- the LOC134642778 gene encoding afadin- and alpha-actinin-binding protein-like; amino-acid sequence: MYKTLLSNYDARQRELVLENAELRKVLQQMKKDMVSILSSRKPAAKSDKREHSGVQATSEEEEVFDSSKESVELYCFHAREKLTNSIRLQWRRLKSHVERLDSQASLVQMVESKNTDAVPQETQEEEMDRLKLEIQQCKDFIQTQQQLLQQQLSSPCDEETASLLSNCYVLQEKERLGEEWKTLEEQRKIFERERKNFTEAAIRLSQERKAFEEDRATWLKHQFLNLSPFADSKKTPLLKSKSAFLISETEAAATVAPEKLIKCHSDTASPTPRCVPLTSASTLCLIPENSSVQPKTNGELVEESSMFCGDVFVQHQQWEYSEDHTLSQEKNSSI